A single window of Mesotoga sp. UBA6090 DNA harbors:
- a CDS encoding class II glutamine amidotransferase: protein MIAFKAYKEIDTNWILDILKVISEKGISSPHSDGWGYALRGEGRETYNSSGAIFDSYRKLPPSRIGIVHSRKASKGYVVNLEHVHPFYATVKGRNYALCHNGTIYDFASDEGTTDTQRYLELLVSNLERYETKRALEITADFVAENYRYTSINALLTDFENVWAIRQNAEKDDTEHALFLYEMDGVRIVSSEPVEEFGDLPGNSIEIKNAESIVL from the coding sequence ATGATCGCCTTCAAAGCATATAAGGAAATAGACACAAACTGGATTTTAGACATTCTAAAGGTCATCTCCGAAAAAGGCATTTCCAGTCCTCACAGTGACGGCTGGGGCTATGCCCTTCGTGGCGAAGGAAGAGAGACCTACAACAGTTCAGGCGCGATCTTTGATAGTTATAGAAAGCTTCCTCCAAGCAGGATCGGCATTGTTCATTCTCGAAAGGCGTCAAAGGGATACGTCGTCAATCTCGAACACGTGCATCCCTTCTACGCCACGGTCAAAGGGAGGAATTACGCCTTGTGCCACAATGGAACGATATACGACTTTGCGAGCGATGAAGGAACGACAGATACACAGAGATATCTCGAGCTTCTGGTCAGCAATCTCGAAAGATACGAAACGAAGAGAGCCCTGGAAATCACCGCAGACTTTGTGGCGGAGAACTACCGCTACACTTCGATCAACGCGCTTCTCACGGATTTTGAAAACGTCTGGGCAATAAGGCAGAACGCAGAGAAAGACGACACGGAGCACGCCCTGTTTCTTTACGAGATGGACGGGGTTAGGATAGTCTCCAGCGAACCCGTTGAGGAATTCGGCGATCTCCCCGGAAACTCTATCGAGATTAAAAACGCCGAATCGATAGTTCTTTGA
- the pdxT gene encoding pyridoxal 5'-phosphate synthase glutaminase subunit PdxT, with translation MKIGVLGIQGAIQEHLSILRKTGVEPSWVKNRKELDSVEALVMPGGESTTMIKLLKRFEMWEILRNRIEDGMPVLATCAGMILLSRKIENVLNQDSLGVLDISVKRNGYGRQINSFEVDLQIDEIGPEPFRAVFIRAPKIESISGEVRVLTSYDGSPVLVRQGNVLAASFHPELTGDLRIHRYFLKMAEAAEKRIKECAE, from the coding sequence TTGAAGATCGGGGTTCTCGGAATTCAAGGCGCTATACAGGAACATCTATCGATTCTCAGGAAGACAGGAGTCGAACCGTCCTGGGTGAAGAACCGGAAGGAACTCGACTCCGTTGAGGCTCTGGTAATGCCTGGTGGAGAGTCGACCACGATGATCAAGCTCTTGAAGAGATTCGAAATGTGGGAAATCCTCAGGAATAGAATAGAAGATGGAATGCCGGTCTTGGCGACCTGCGCGGGCATGATTCTCCTGTCGAGGAAGATTGAGAACGTGCTCAATCAGGACTCTCTGGGCGTTCTAGACATAAGCGTCAAGAGAAATGGTTACGGCAGGCAGATCAACAGCTTCGAGGTCGATCTACAGATAGACGAGATCGGTCCCGAACCATTCAGGGCAGTATTCATTCGGGCTCCAAAGATCGAATCGATCAGTGGCGAAGTTAGAGTCCTGACCAGCTACGACGGATCGCCGGTACTTGTTCGCCAGGGTAACGTGCTGGCAGCCTCCTTTCATCCCGAACTCACAGGGGACCTGAGAATTCACCGGTACTTTCTAAAGATGGCCGAAGCGGCTGAAAAGAGGATTAAAGAGTGTGCAGAATGA